The window CAAAGGGTTCAATTTGCAGTGATCAGGTTCTCAGCCCCTTAGGGGAGGGGAAGCTCCGAATTTTAACTCTGAGTTCTGAGCACGAAGAAGCGCTGGCCTGTAGAAGGAAGCTACGTGCACGTGTGTGTGGCGGTGCTAGAAATGGACTTCCCTTTGCCTTTttgatgcattcttttttcttttttttatttttattgttggttgttcaaaacattacatagttcttgatatatcatatttcacactttgattcaagtgggttatgaactcccatttttaccccgtatacagattgcagaatcacatcagttacacttccattgattttcatattgccatactcgtgtctgttgtattctgctgcctttcctatcctctactatcccccctcccctcacctcccctcccctcttctctctctaccccctctactgtaattcatttctcccccttgtattatttttccctttcccctcacttcctcttgtatgtaattttgtataaccctgagggtctccttccatttccatgaaatttcccttctctctccctttccctcccacctctcatccctgtttaatgttaatcttcttctcatgctctttgtccctactctgttcttagttactctccttgatgcattcttttcctctcttttaatgctgttatattattgctaaaaataaataggatatgGCCTACCTGAGGCCCATTCACCCCAATCACAGCACCTCTGCCACCAGAGACTGCTGGTCCCCGTGTGAGGTCAAGAGGATATGTTCTTACTTCTTCAACTCAGGTAACCtttggtgacacagaactttCTGGCCATCTTAGGTTTGGAAAAATCAGGAGGTTTCtctaaaggaattttaaaaaaaaaacaggtaagcaGCATTGCCTCATGGAGTGGGAAGGTGCAAGAAGGAAAGGCGTGCCCACTGTGGAAGTGCCCAGCTGATTGGagccatttttgccaggaaagagagcCCATGGTCACaccttgtgcaaagcatcccacgccaggggctcccatccctacattcctgtcctgaaaggaagccactcagaggcaaggtgggtccaaccacctcccatgtgttcactcatcactgtgttccagcatcaccctAGTTAACAGTCCTGATGGAATTGGATGTGtctcagaatgtcaccctcatgagctctaccctgctacagctgcagttctgcagtgggagaaactcaaaacctcaaaacacatgcacatgaaagaaaagagcaagaaccagagcccaaacaggccaggtgtggcaaagacagctggagtgcctaggttgggactcagaattatgtcagtggggtggcattgctgctggcaccagcatgataacagagagccagccctgctcattttggggagcagtgtgttggcgaaggcagcagaaattgagaggcaggattgagtttggccctaggaggaggttgggtaaaaggccagtgtgagttggagggcttgggcagatagagagaggccagggcacaccccaaagcctggagactgcacttgatgtccagggttgtgaaacaccacctcccctcttactcaaaactgagagcaaggggcattgatgagttcagtttttgtgcggctgcatccaaggtggcttggctaggcacctctgtttccttgactcaggaggctgggagtccaggctccactgaggctcggctgggaggatcggactctgagtttatgcctgtgttcctggtaggatccatgttggctgagcctcagtgtttttgtaatgagaggatgggtgaccgtcatgtctttatcacaggacacacttgctaaatggatttgtttgctctgaggaggaaagagagagaggggagtggtgctggagacagggatgcagacaggggtcatggacttggcataactcagtcttggaggtgatatcccatcacctgtacccacttcaattcccatgaatccagaggctgagcccccttgaggtgaggggtgaaccggttctgggcagcagcatgctgtggtacctcggagtctctgtgagaccccaacactagacacacttggcccttttgaaatcttaggagaagccttgggaagttgtatggcagaggggggcagcctctgcatctcagtcccctccaacttgccatggtgtagagagggaactgcagccacgatcggacggacattggccacattcctgtgtgggacacaggcctgattgagttggggtgcattctttgtctctgcccttcttgtgattgtcccatctctacatttgtgctttagccacctgtgagttccatctctggtttcagagagaatagagggtgttatgggccaatagacacaataaaccctagagattagatgctaccctactttccagaaaagactgggcacagcaTGAGTTGCACATtaatgggaccagggtccaaaagctgctgagagggaaggactagttttgaatgcatttttgaaggctccaagctggaactctagtggcaccaagcagggcagattttggtggggatgtttgggtagttgttggtgaacacctgcgcacctgagatgggtaggcatggaggagaaatcagcagcccatagggcttttgaaagtggtcttatgtgaaaagaggctcaggtatggacacaggaaatgacatcattgccttgattatggatcaaacagaacatggaaccctggtatccaggcacccacttcactgaccaagccatccgagctcatttggttggagaaactggagtgagaaggatgttctcctgtggttgcaaacaatgccgagcctcaggctcccaggaatctcaggggggccaactagcccttttgtggatgcactgggtgaggcttcatcttagacgccagagcctctggagattgtcgcagaggagctcaagagtaactgtaagtagcacagggcaggtgagcccagcaggccctctagtctaatccctgatgaatggcccaggactcctattctgactctgtatgtgtgtgtgtgtgtgtgtgtgtgtgtgtgtgtgtgtgtttgtactgatgggaactgtcccattgtgctttgactctagtgtattggcacaagtcatttttctgtttgtcaccatttccattttgaacccaccattcttggtcccaacccagggtgaaaatgatgagaacacggaggagcccttcagggtacagagccttgaaccttacaggcaggaccagcttaggaatgagctcctgcctgtcatttgtgggagaaacctacatttcagcagcaacatggggttaatctcctaagatttcatccccacccagcaggtgctggatctcttgttcccaaggtaagcaccagaccaccaagcccaagtgtgtagccccctcatgcctgggtcttggggctgccatgtacctctcaggaacccaaaggtttgtgatacctagtgagatagaggaccacactcatagtgtaATGTCAGCCCCAAaagggacgagtcctggaggtgcctgccacagccttgcaaggggagtgaacttcccctctcaggcagagaaaccattctgactccagctgatccacagaggtccgtggagcagtccccacacactgggcaccacagctcaatggtgtgcactgagctcattcccaggtggactcagcaaggccaggtggtctttctggtgtgatgttggctttgtgaagaacgtagatctgtgccagaggcgtctcaaaactcgggccttggaaaagcacttttgggttaataaagacatgttagtttccatagtgggacagagcatcctagctgggacatagctggacaggggctttggacatggcagctcccacacccagagatatgtgggaatcagcagtttgggctcattcactgatgaacatggagaaagcactcactgtgtgaagacacgtttccagtaACGTTTCATAATTtagtgaaaaatggggtgcaaatgactgccattgtgtcccttttcatgggggtcagcctcaaaccgcaggtgccatgagtacatatcctacatgggactgcatccctgactccatggggcataactgcacgttgtcctcttcagtgactatggtggacccttggaccaacttcaacatggaatgggcttggggtcaagagggtgggctcctgttactagagtagggacctgcaaggtgatttgacttgggaaggctgaggaaagactgctctccccaattcagttttctgcctgcagtgtaaggtgtggggcttcaacagtaggaggggtaaggcagggagttgtaggtagtcatggtccTCTGGGGAAGGCCCTGGGATAATGGATCCCCTACTCtacacctccctgtcctccctcagggccacagagatgtggtctgcactcatgggaaaagagaggtccaccgctactcagggggactcagtgagagctcacagagaatgaggtagcattgcagccctccccaggggaggaggtgtctcttgagccctgagaagagtgggcaggaggacagacactcctggaaggtgcattccaggttggagagaaggtagccaagaggaagaagagggtcgggcctgcccagaggaggggagagctggtcatacCATGAATCTAACGCTCCTtcgttgaaggttctttgcctagcgacctgtcctgtccctgcctatacagccactgtgtctttcctgaggtggactggtgtgttcagaaccAGGGACGGTTCAGGagggtagggtcagaggtttgctctggaggccatggcgaaggcaaggccagggttttgctgactccacacctgcctccccacagtgcctcatcttctttcctggggacctgggtgaacttcCACACCGAGGCtttccatcagcctccaggctctctgagtctgcagcagctgctgccatacGTGTGGCTCCTCCTGAGTGGCTTTAACCTGgagcaccaagcacaccacctgcTGGCCCCAActgaagatggcatatcaagccaggcagagcctgagagccaggtggactgtggtgagtacctaagggtatatgaggaaaggtctgACTGTTgttccactgcagggagtctgtatacCTGGTGTTGGGTTGGAAATAaggataagcctttgtccattcaggaagttaCCCTAGtttgcaaagaggtcctgtgtgggctaagggcctgagttcttcctggcagaaggggtattgtctgtctgtgcgaaggtcagggcaaggcagtcatgttggcatcttttctcctctagctacaagctcagttcctgtcacggctcctcagccaaccccagagccagagccttctcccagggaaggggcagagccggagtccaggacatcaggggtctccactcagTACTCCCCACGGCCCAAATATACCAATCCGATGAGAGGCAGGTGCGTCATTTGCatctacctggaaaatgaaaggacaacacagtataggagcatcctggtgagtctttgagcaggggagtctcctgggagcccacagtggggaagaccgagtccacagcaaacactttggactaggcctgtcttcttgaactggagcttctggaaggtcaggaaggagagcagaaagtgaggaagagagaggggggagagcagcagcatgccaggtctgggtgcgagtgggcctgcgtgtttgggggtgtgcaggtcagaagtgcaggagtgagtgctgggttcagaggaggtcagagaaatatcgagggtacaggccatcctctactgaccttggtattgaggaggagtatattgaactgtggtattgaggaggagtatattgaagcagaggagttggcagtcattttcttgtgtgtgggaggggatatgttgctggttgaagggaagggagccattgtagaatgattagggtgggtaggtgtgggtcacagacaactgggggccttggaggggctcattagtgtcctagtttgcatgtatgtgaatagagatttagcgggtctctctgcaggatcttcctgggtgtggagtatccatcatgagactctggtgaccacctccaggggagccatgttgaaccactgcacctgctgtgTCCAAAActcctgacaccccagcaagcactgacactctcgagcccagcagcttccatgcctatcattaaagagtccgtGTGTGTGTTGTGCCTGGGTGTCaagaccaaagcacctagggtttgtgccttgtccacacaaaaatgcagctgcatcccagaccagagcagggatatgaaagtccactggaccattcctcccatctgtGGGGACTAGAGTgtgccttttggtccttattcccttgtccctgtagggcatagcagattgaagcaaactcttgtaccaagattggactagaggctcataggaagaccccacatgatcacatgaaggcctcaggtagcagggtatcaagatggtgcccttgtgttgagagctctcttgtctctgattttcctcgagcactgtcctctgggtagctactcccaaattccctctctgatgagctttctccaaccctgctcaggtgacctcccAGGACAGGACTCCAGTCGTAATCCGCAAGGCCTTAGATGtacacttgctccagcagaaggatccaaaaaactatgagcttCTGCATATTGTCtggaaccatcagagtaagtggaaccatcagagggtagggagcagtgagtcacagtgggctcacgataactgggagacaaaacacagtgtgcattggcccaatgcccaggaagagtatggtgggacttgtgcacaaaacaaagtgtaatgatggggcataaatctgcaggttcttcatgttccccaggggctgtggacctgcctatggtgttctttccttggcctgaggaggcattgcaaagctattatccacaaagggccaagaagagagtcttctttgtcttgtgtcaaagaagacagacaaccacagggtgcctactttggcagccttttctgacctagatgagtacatgagaaaagcaattcaatgaagaatcatttctggcttccaatctttttattcattgcaaactgagtccacttaggaccagaggccatttctagagagaagtgtgtagtagaatagaacccttcacagcttgtagactgttcttggagagagagagggtgggagggagggagagagagagagagagagagagagagagagagagagagagagagagaaggagaaggaggaggagaaggaggaggagaaggagaaggaggagtagaaaaatgaaaataagttgaaggagaagaccatgaataagaagttcaagatgactataagaagaagcatgaggagaagatgaagaagaacaagaacaagaaggagaaacacaaggtgaacaagaagtataacaatacattgattaaaaatgtgaatgagaattatactcatgagcaGGAAATGCAGTAGTGGGGAATTCAAGAGAAATACattgctctggatggcacagccctgctgtggacatcctccacccatgctcaacacacctccaaaccatacccctccaattagtgtagccctgtatgagtgtatgaatccactggcaaggtggaggcacccaccattaaatgcttttccccaaacccacctgtgatcattgctgcagtggggagaaaaccttgaacacatgagtctttggtgaccaatccagatacaaagtctagctgtttctctttgttgggtccaacgtgaactaagagagtctggggtacaaggggctatttccttgaaaggtgttcctgtactggacctcctgtgcatagagggtcctcagggaggaatcagtggggagtctttggtggaacagtagctggattcgggggctctcaggtctgtgtgtgagacctgagctggcagaggctctcagttgtgggggatgttgggtagtatattccttgagtgtcacctaccacgcctctgcccctgcctctccagagctgagggtcCCTGCTGATGCGAAAGTATATTACGGCCTGATTGGAGGAGTGCATTATgactttcttcttcgggaaacagatgccagcaagtcgttgaaggtcaagccaaaggaggtaaacagccaccttcttcagtctttactcctggtgccactccacatcctccaaggggacaagaacctcaggttctggatggatgttgtagaatgcccacagagccaactgccaggctgggtggggtgcaggtgctgggctttgctgatattgtcatcccccacagttcttggagccttctgtggcagtggcatccaggaccccagcagctgtgagcagcagctctgcagtggctgcaggatcattgccccaggccacccaaagcaatgagtgctgcatgagaaaagtcaccagtagcagctcctcactgcttcactccagcgagcaggtggaagacaaccGCTTTATTTatgtcctcctagagggacagagtgagagagagtcaaagcgcatcctggtaagcctgacagtagggctgcctcctgggtgtccacacagtggaaggcaggagacacagccaaccccggggctgtggtgggaaataaagaagagagaggtccatcttaagggcttgacctgaggagggagagcatcagcatgcccagctccagtggtgagTGGGTGTTGTAGTGTgggttttgcaggccagaagtgcagacggaagttctgtggacagatgaagtcagagatatgtccagggtgcaggctgcagtgactagaacttggtattctcaatgagtgaggttggagcagaggaggtggcagtgacttgtcacatgtgtaggaggggatgtgttccttgtagcagggaagagaacctccttagcatgactaggtgtgggaATTTGGGGaggggatcacctggggggtcatgccaaagcttcggaatgttagcctttgcatgtatgtaaatgcggagctaaaggggttcttggcagaatttctatggatgtgcagtagacacgctaatgctgcaggtgtccagctgcagagaagacacgttcagtgactgccagtgctgagtcaagtacatcattacaaccagacccccaccgagcttccagaggccagggcctctcaaggctatcatgaagcactcaagtacacactcttgtatctgagtctgttttgtgtagtggcagtcaggacaaAAATTTTCAGTGCGTCTGCCTCTTCCAcgcacaaaggcagcctgcaccccagagcacacttggtgcacagatccctggcccattgctctcgtctcagtgagatgagagtgtgtctgtgcataggcagtttggtcctttgacctgagtggaatgtggctccccagggggagggaagatggcaggtacaggcagatatttgtaccaagattgttctagtagcacgttgcaagaacccaggggttATATGGAGGctacactcaggtagcaggataacaagattgtgcccttgtatatgtagctgagatttctcctgaatgtttgaccacagtcttctgggtagctcctctaaaagccattctctgatgacatttattccaccctgatccaggtgaccagTGTGGATACAGTGAAGAGCCTCATCTgaagggccttggaccaaaatttgttgcagcatgaggatgtggacaacttttagatgctgagaatgattcctctgcatgagagtaagtaggacaatcagacagtggggaaacatgatccacagtgggctcaggataactcacagccaagagaaagtgggccttggccacaaaataccaaagtgtggtgggcctggtgcaggagaccaagtgcagtgatgggcgtgtccaatgtGGAGGTGCTCAATGAGGCCCAAGGGGGCTGCTGAACCtccctaaatgtgttctcccctggacctggtctggcaacgTGAAGCTAATAtccatgagggcaaggcagagagaggctcaatccatcatcagtttggtttatggctcactgataaggatgccttcaaatgaagaggaggagaacatgggtcctgattggatcagcattgctatggacagaagcagcacaggtcccaatccatggccaggatatgagaagtcctgcctactcacaggaatgtcaggattgcagcaactgggaacaggactcagtgaagaggaagtcaaggctaggggacagcctgtttgggttcttttgggaacaattccaagtcctctgtgcctgggtgcccatctcctgaagatatcagaatggccaggttattattccttccagcaacaaagaagggctctgaagaacagaggccacaatgctgagctgtccacaattccagtgctctttcctttcttgtgagccagACACTCCTAGCCttcaccatcccagcctgtccacaatagaacccaccatctgtagggcacgtaagtgagttttccaattttcccacaCCATCTCATTtgggttggctctgtctcacacatgaggaagactgaggtgcaaagagctgggcaaggggcagtgtctgcgaatctcagggacttgggaggcagtgcaggaggatggggatttccaaacaacctcagaaacttagggagaccctgtacccaagtaaaaaggcctgggaatggtctcagtgcttaattgcctctggttttatccctagtacaaaaataagccagtcaataaGGAATTACCAAACTGAGAATCTACGaagatgatttcagaaacagactttcaacccaagcatcagttgagagcaggctccagaccaggggaggtttgtgtgtaacagacgtcaaaagggaggactacggggggcctggaacccactaggtgtgatggcatctatgccttatggcaggagggtggcagtgatgctggccctctcctagattttggaaaccttgttttcattggggaaactttatggaggtggaatctatttcagcaatcctggtccagatgaggtgcggacttccacaggtagaagcctatccagaatatGGTGTCTGTTAggaagtctttcctgactgtgacaatgacaaagaaaggaagtcacttgtctttggtcttggtttcactcctggccattgattgagaactgatttcatcttggactactgaacagaggctgcatctggccagaagagtgtgatagatttgaactcctcaggatgccccaccattgccagagatataaggagaaggaggaggagaaagaggacacaactgagtggggagaggatcacacgatgaagagcaggaggaagaagaagaaaaagaaggaagtgaacagaatgaagggtggagggagatacacaagaagaagaacaagaaggaaccatgtaagaacaagaaaaagacccagaaagaactacaagaagatgcaggacagaaagaagagccagaagtagaacaaaaaccagaataaaagtaccaagcagacagctcatgatgagaaacaaggggaaggagagcgaacctagaaaacaatagagttctccagggcaccaccctgctgaagtcttcccatgtccatgcccaacacacctctgatggataccacctcccctccacgtagtcatccatgagtggattcatccagggcaaggggatgaattcgcccaccatccaacgcttcccttaatgcccatgtgtgagcatggctgccctggggagaaaggcctaagcacaggagcctttgccaatcctgatgcagagcctagcagtgtccctttggcagaccaacctgcactgagaagttctgggcccaaggtgctgtttccattgcctggtgctcttttggtttagaatcctgtacatcatcttctccagggaagaatcactgagggagtctttggtggcactgtagctggataggagggctctcaattctggtgcaggctcgccctggcggagactctcaggggttgtgtgtgttttgtggtaaaatccttgagtgccatctaacaattctctccactttgctctgcagaaatcaaggccCCTGACCACTCACCCATGTATCAGTCTAGGACCCCAcggataaaatatttcatcgtgaggaaacgccacGAGGTCAagagaaaggaggtaaacacctaccttattcaagctgtacttg is drawn from Ictidomys tridecemlineatus isolate mIctTri1 chromosome Y, mIctTri1.hap1, whole genome shotgun sequence and contains these coding sequences:
- the LOC144372056 gene encoding ral guanine nucleotide dissociation stimulator-like; its protein translation is MRGRCVICIYLENERTTQYRSILVTSQDRTPVVIRKALDVHLLQQKDPKNYELLHIVWNHQKLRVPADAKVYYGLIGGVHYDFLLRETDASKSLKVKPKEVTSVDTVKSLI